The DNA segment TTACCATCTATTACAAATTCCGTTGCCTTTGATTCATATAAGTCGACTTTTTTAAAGTGGTATCCGCGTTCACACATTTCAAGAGCAATTTCCATTACTGTCAGTAAGCTTTTTTCTTTTGGCGCGGCATCCAAACCTTTGGCATTAATCTCGTCTATTTTTGCACGAATTGATGCAGAACCTTTTGTCATAGCGTGCAAGTCAAAGTCCGCTGCGCGAACAGTAAAGTACGCTGCATAATACAGGATTGGAAAATGAACTTTGAAGTATGCAATACGAACGGCCATTAATACATATGCTGCCGCATGGGCCTTTGGAAACATATATTTAATCTTTTTACATGCATCTATATACCATTCAGGTACTTCGTTTAAACGCATATCGGCTTCAAACTCAGGAGTTAAGCCTTTCCCTTTACGCACCGATTCCATGATTTTAAATGCGAGTGACGGTTCTAGACCTTGATAAATTAAATAGACCATAATATCATCTCGACAACCAATTACATCGGATAATTGACATGTACCATTTTGAATAAGTTCTTGTGCATTCCCTAGCCATACATCTGTCCCATGAGATAAACCTGAAATTTGAACAAGCTCAGAGAATGTTGACGGTTTCGTTTCTTCTAACATTTGACGAACGAAACGTGTACCAAACTCAGGAATTCCTAAAGTACCTGTCTTGCATCCAATCTGTTCTTGTGTGACCCCTAGTGATTCAGTTCCACTATAAATTTTCATGACTTCAACATCATCTGTTGGAATCGTTTTTGGATCGATCCCTGATAAATCTTGTAACATCCGAATGACTGTTGGATCATCATGTCCAAGAATATCTAGTTTCAATAAATTATCGTGAATAGAATGGAAATCAAAGTGTGTCGTTTTCCACTCAGAGTCTTGCGCATCAGCAGGGTATTGAATGGGCGAGAAGTCGAAAATATCCATATAGTCTGGTACAACGATTATTCCACCCGGATGTTGACCGGTAGAGCGCTTGACCCCAGAACATCCTTGTACGAGCCGATCAATTTCTGCACCGCGCATCGTTAAGTTATGATCGTTCGCGTAACCTCGTACGTAACCATAAGCTGTCTTCTCAGCAACAGTACCAATCGTACCTGCCCTGAATACATTATCTTCACCAAAAAGAACTTTCGTATAGTTATGCGCAATAGACTGATATTCTCCACTAAAATTTAAATCAATATCGGGAACTTTGTCTCCTTTAAAACCAAGGAACGTCTCAAACGGAATATCCTGTCCATCTTTTTTGTATGGCGTTTCACATTTTGTACAGATTTTATTTGGTAGATCAAATCCCGAACTCACGGAACCATCATCAAAGAATTCAGCATTTTGACAAGATGGACAAATATAATGTGGAGGCAATGGGTTTACTTCTGTAATTTCCATAAGTGTTGCTACAAGTGAAGAACCTACAGAACCACGTGACCCTACTAAATATCCATCATTTAAAGATTTTTTAACTAATTTGTGAGAAATTAAATATATAACTGCAAATCCGTGACCAATAATTGATGTCAGTTCTTTTTCAATTCGCGCTTCAACAATTTCAGGAAGTGTTTCTCCATAAATTTGTTTGGCCATATCATAGCTCATCAAGCGAACTTCTTCATCAGAGCCTTCAATCTTAGGTGTATATAAATCGTCTTTAATCGGTTTTATTTCTTCAATTCTTTCTGATATTTTATGACTATTTTCCACTACGATTTGCTTCGCTGTTTCTTCTCCTAAAAAGGCAAATGCATCTAACATCTCATTCGTGGTTCGAAAATGAACTTTAGGTAACCTATGACGGTTTAGCGGATTGGCTCCACCTTGACCCCCAATTAAGATTTGTCTGAAAATCGCATCATTTTCATTTACATAATGAACGTTACCAGTTGCCACAACAGGAAGTGCTAATTTTTTTCCGAGTTTAATCATTTTCCGAATAATATCTTCAAGATTCCATTCATCCCGCACAAGTTCGAGTTCAATTAAATGTGCATAAACTTCTTTTGGCTGAACTTCTAAATAATCATAGAACTTCGCAATTTCTTCAACTTCTTCTGGAGACTTTTGCATTAATCCTTGAAATACTTCTCCTTTTTCGCAACCGGATCCAATTAATAGCCCTTTACGGTGCTTAACTAAAACGGAACGGGGGATGCGCGGAATACGGAAAAATGTATTCATATGAGAAGAAGAAACAAGTTTAAATAAGTTTTTTAAACCCGTTAAATCTGTCGCCAATAATGTGCAGTGTGTTGGACGAGCCCTCTTGTATGAATCTCCATTGCCTGTTTGGTGATTAAATTCATCATGATAGTGAATGTTTTTTTCTTCGGCTTCTTTTAATAAATTTAAAAGTAAATACCCTGTTGCTTCAGCATCATAAATCGCTCGATGATGCTGAGTAAGATCAATATTGAATTTTTTTGCCATCGTATTTAAGCGATGGTTTTTCATTTCTGGATGCAAAAAGCGAGACAATTCCAATGTATCAATGACTGGGTGAATCGTTTTTTCTAGTCCACATTTTTTATAACCTACATACAAGAATCCCATATCAAATGAAGCATTGTGGGCGACCAAAATGCTGTCTCCAATCCAGTCATGGAATTGTTTAATCACTTCTTCAATGTCTGGAGCATTTCTTACCATATCATCCGTAATGCCTGTTAAATTAATGGTTGTTGCAGACAACGCATGGTGTGGGTTTACAAATCTTTCAAATCTGTCTATTTCTTGGCCGTCCTTTATTTTCACAGCGGCAAGCTCAATGATGGTGTCATATACGGCAGACAGTCCTGTCGTTTCAACGTCAAAAACGACATAAGTTGCATCTGCTAATGCACGATGCTCTTCCTCATAAGCAATAGGTACACCATCATTCACCATATATATTTCTAAACCATAAATAATTTTAATTCCATACTTTTTCCCAGCTGCATATGCATCCGGAAAAGATTGTACAACTGCATGATCCGTAATGGCTACTGCAGGGTGCCCCCACTTGGCCGCTTGACTTACTAAAGCATCAACTGAAGATACTGCATCCATTTGGCTCATTGGGGTATGCAAATGCAATTCAATTCGTTTTTCTTCCGTTGGAGCTGTATCTTTTCTAGAATCCACTTTAATTTCCATGATATCTTGTGCCATGACTATCAAGTCACGTACAAACGTGTCATTTTGAACTGAACCGCGTACTTTTAACCATGTCCCTTTTTTAAGTAAGCCCATGAGCTCAGCATCCTCTTTATCTCGCGAGAACATTTTAACAAGAATCGAGTCAGTGTAATCTGTAACTTTGACTGTTAATAAAGAACGACCACTACGTAGTTCTCTGACTTCAACATCAAATACATAACCTTCAATTGTAATACGACGTTCTTCATCCTGGATTTGCTGAATTTCAATAACTGGTTCATTGGCTTTAATTGGAGTTCCAAGTTGGAATGGTCCATTCAATGTTGCACCAGGATTTGCTTGACGCTCTTTTTCACGTTTTTGCATATCTGCTAACGCTTTTCTTCCAAGTTCATCTTCTTCTTTTTTCCGTTGCTCCATGAAAGCCTGTTGTTCTTCTACAAGCTCAGCCTTTTCCTCGATTAATTTAAAATCAATAGGAAAAACAGGGAACCCAAATGAAGAGTAAACATCTGAAATTCTAGTTGCATATTTATTTTTTAATGTTTGGAATTCAATTTCATGTTCACATGTAAAGAGGATAGTTTGTCCATTAAATGATGGTATTTGTGATTGCAATCGATTTCTTAGTGGTGGTGACATGTCGGCAATTTCTTGTAAAATAAATGGCCAATAGGCTGCGATTGTTTCTGCATGGACTTGTGGATGAGCGCATGTAAGTGTTAATTTAATATCCGCAATGCCCGCGAATTTTTCTCGTAAGCGCATGTTAAACAACTGAAACATATTAAATGGCAGGATTTTCTCAACTTGAATTGTAAAACGCCATACACGTTCTTTCTTATGTACAGTCAAACGATTCAAAGAAGCTTCTTCAAAATGAAGTTGCTGTTCATCAGTAGTAAGTTCTAACTGTTGTAACAATAATTGTAATCTACTTTTGGCATCTTGTTCGTTATTCATAAGCTATGTCTCCTTTCAGAATTAAGAAAAAGAAAGGAAGACCCAATTTCAAGGTCTTCCTTTTGATTAATTGTTTAGAGACGAAAAGAAAGTTTGTAGATGGTCAAGTATCTCTTCATTTTTCCATTCAAATGTTTCGCCAGTTTTTCTTATTTTCACTTCGACTAAACCTTCTACTGCCTTTTTACCAACTGTAATTCGAATTGGTAATCCAATCAAATCTGAATCGGCAAATTTAACTCCCGCACGTTCGGGACGGTCATCATATAATACATCGAAGCGATTTGTTTTTAATAGTTTATATAAATCATCCGAAAGGGTCACTTGAGCGTCATCTTTCATATTAACAGGTACTAAATGTACATCATAAGGCGCGACGACACTCGGCCAAATGAAACCTTTATCATCTTGGAACTGTTCTGCGACGGCAGCCATTACACGAGAAATACCAATACCATAACATCCCATAATATAAGGCTGCGAGCGACCATTATTATCTAGGAACGTACCATTCATTGGCTCTGAGTAAGTTGTCCCAAGTTTAAAGACGTGCCCCACTTCAATCCCTTTAGCAAAAAGGATTGTTCCTTTACCGTCTGGAGATGGATCCCCCTCCATAATAAAACGTAAGTCTTCATATTGATTTACCACAAAGTCCCGTTCAGGATTAACATTCACTAAATGGAAACCAGCAACATTTGCTCCACATATTCCGTTACGAATTGCAGCAACTGCATGATCAGCAATTACTTTTACACCATCTGGAAGATTAACTGGTCCAAGTGAACCAACTTCGCAATTTAGTATGGTTTGAATCTCTTCTTCAGTTGCAAACTCCACTACTTTAGCTTGTAATACATTTTTCACTTTAATATCATTGACTTCGTGATCACCACGTGACAATACCAACACTAATTCTTCATCTACTTTAAAGACTAGTGTTTTTATACACTGTTGTACTTCAACATTTAAGAAAGTAGCTACTTGCTCAATCGTTTTTTGATCTGGAGTCTCTACTTTTTGGACTTCTTTAATTTCTTCAGTTGGCGTTTCATAGGATACTTTCACTTCAGCCATTTCAATGTTAGCAGCAAAGTCCGATTCATCTGAATATGCAATGGTATCTTCGCCTATCTCAGAAAGCACCATAAATTCATGAGTATCTTTCCCACCGATAGCTCCCGAATCTGCAATTACCGCACGGAAGTTTAAACCTAGACGTGAGAAAATATTTGTATATGCTCGAACCATATCTTCATATGTTTGATCTAAACTTTCACGAGTTGCATGGAAAGAATAGGCATCTTTCATAAGAAATTCACGACCGCGAAGCAAGCCAAAACGAGGACGTTTTTCATCACGGAATTTTGTTTGAATTTGATACAAAGTTAAAGGTAGTTTTTTATACGACTTGATTTCATCACGCAATAATGAAGTGATGACTTCTTCATGTGTTGCACCTAAAGCAAATTCACGATTATGTCTATCTCTTAATCGCATTAATTCAGGTCCGTAAGAATACCATCGTCCAGTTTCTTGCCATAGTTCTGCTTGTTGCATTGCAGGCATTAATACCTCGACACCGTTTATGGCATCCATCTCTTCTCGAACTATGGTTTCTACTTTATGTAGCACCCGTTTTCCAAGAGGTAAAAACGAATAAATGCCGCTTGTATTTTGACGAATAAACCCTGCTCGTAGGAGCAGCTGATGAGACTTAACGTCTGCATCAGCAGGAGTTTCACGAAGTGTAGGGATGAATGTAAGACTTTGTTTCATAAGTAAGTATGCTCCTCAAACAAATACGTATTTTAATTAAAAGAAAAACCGTTGTATATCATTCCAAGTAACTACGACCATTAGAACCATAAGTAACATAATTCCTACGAAATGGACCATACCTTCTTTCTGACGATCCACTGGTCTCCCTCTTATTGCTTCAAACAAGAAGAATAACAAACGACCACCATCAAGTGCTGGTAATGGAAGTAAATTCATAATTCCTAAGTTAATACTTAAAATTGCTGCCCAATTCATTAAGTTAAAAATCCCATATTGAGCAACTTCTTCTGTTGCTTTATAAATCCCTACTGGTCCAGACAATGCATCTATCGTAAATTGACCAGTTATTAACATTCCAAGTAGTTCAAAAATCTTAACCATCCAAGTTACAGTTTGTTCTGCACCATAAGCAACTGCTTTCAATGGATTTTTTTCTACTGGACTTTCATATAAAACACCAATCTGTCCAAAAGTCTCTCCATTTTGTTCGATGGCCTTTGGTGTGATAGATGACTGAATAACTTCACCATCTCGAACGAATTCAAATGTTAAAGGCTGCTCTGCACTTGCTTGTATTTTTGAAGCAAGTTCTTGCCATGTAGCAATTTTTTCTTCACCGATTTTTGTTACTAAATCACCTTTTTGCATTCCTGCTTCAAGAGCAGGACTATCTTCATTCACGCCTGTAATAATAGGTTCATAAGTTGGAATTCCTTGTATTAAACCAATCGTTAAAAAGATGAAAAACGCTAATATAAAGTTAAACAATGGACCTGCAAAAATTGTCATTGCACGTTTTACAAGTGATTTCGAATTAAACTGACGATCATACGGAGCAATTAGTGTATCTTTGCCATTCTCTGTAATAACCGCTTTTCGAGAAACACTGTATCTTACTAGTCGTTCTTCTTCATCATAGCCTTCAATCCAAAGTCCTTTTTCCAAATCAGCACGTTCTGTTTCCAAAAACAACATATCTTGTTGTTGTTTATTTTGATTTAAAACGATTTTGATGACTTGTTCCTTTGAGTTTAAAACTAATCCTACTCGGAATCCGGGTTGCAATTCAACCGAATCCATATCTTCACCAGCCATTCGTACATAACCACCCAGTGGTAGTAAACGAAGCGTATAAAGAGTTTCACCTTTTGTGATTCCTACTATTTTCGGTCCAAAACCTACTGCAAATTCTCGAACCATAATTCCTGCTCTTTTGGCAAAAATAAAGTGACCAAGTTCATGAAAAAATACAAGTGAACCAAATATCAAGATAAAAGCAATGGTTGTATCCATAAAGTCCCACCTTTTTTACAGCATATTGCTGTCATCAATCTTTTAATATTTTACCATGTTTTGAACAGCTTTTCTCGTATTAGCATCAACGTGTAAAATCATTTCTAAATCAGGCATGTTTATAACCGTATGTTTGTCCATTACACGCTCAATACAGTCTTCTATTTTCAAGAATGTTATATCCCCATTTAAAAATAAAGCAACCGCTGCTTCATTTGCAGCATTTAATACCGTTGTCATCGAACCACCTGCTCGACCTGCATCATAAGCAAGTTGCAATGCATGAAAACGCGTGAAGTCCATCTCTTCAAAATGAAGTTTGCCTATTTCAACAAGATTTAGACGTTTTGCCTTTTTTCTAGGCAGTCTATCAGGATAAGATAATGCATATTGAATGGGCACTCGCATATCGGGTGTTCCTAGTTGTGCCATTACACTCGTATCTTGGAATTCAACCATTGAGTGAATGATGCTTTCTCGATGTAGCACTACGTCAATATCATCGTAAGGCATATCAAATAATACTTGTGCTTCAATTACTTCTAATCCTTTGTTCATCATCGTTGCTGAGTCAATTGTAATTTTGGCTCCCATCGACCAGTTGGGATGGTTTAGCGCGTCTTGAATCGTTACGTTTTTAAGCTCACTTCTTGTTCGATCTCGGAAGCTTCCACCAGAGGCAGTTAATATTAATCGACTAACTTGGCTTCTTTTTTCCCCATTCATTGATTGAAATAGTGCTGAATGTTCACTATCAACCGGCAAAATTATTGCATTGTATTTCGCCGCTGCAGCCATGACAAGATGTCCTGCAGTTACGAGCGTTTCTTTATTCGCTAGTGCAATCGTTTTTTGTTGTTTAATCGCCTCTAAAGTTGATTCTAATCCAATACTACCCAATACAGCATTGACTAGTACGGAAGCATCTGGGTGTGTAGCGACGTCAATCAACCCTTTGCTACCATATGCAAGTTCAATACTAGGAAATTCCTTTTTCAGGAGAATTGCATCATTTTCTTCTTGAACTGATACAAGTGTAGGTGCAAATTCCAGAATAATTTCCCTTGCTTTTTCTACATTTCGTCCCGCAGAAAAAGCCACTAGTTTAAATTCTTGTGGATGTTCTCTTATTATGTCAATTGTTTGAATACCAATCGACCCTGTTGCTCCTAATAAACTAATATTCTTTGTCATAATTAATAAAACCCCTTAACCAACAAAATGCAAGAAATGTAGAAGTGGTAACACAAATAATAAGCTATCAAATCTATCTAAAACCCCACCATGTCCAGGCAACAAATTACCTGAGTCTTTTACATTGTAATGACGTTTAAGTGCTGACTCAACTAAATCCCCAACTTGCCCAAAGACTGAAGCTAAAATCGTCACTACAATAAGAACGATATACGATGAACTAATTGGTGAGATCCATTGAAAAATGACTGCAAAAATAATAGCTACAGCAATTCCTCCATAAAATCCTTCAATGGTTTTATTAGGAGAAATTTCAGGCCACAATTTATTTTTACCGAATTTTTTACCTGTAAAATATGCTCCTGAATCCGTCGTCCATATGATTAATAACGCAAAAATAACAAATTGAAGGCCATTTTCGACTAAACGAGTCTCTATGAAATAGAAAAATCCTATTCCAACATACAATGCCGCTAAAATGGAAAATGCAGCATCTTCAAATGTAAAACGGTTTTTTACAACTACAGTATACGTCAGTAATAAA comes from the Paenisporosarcina antarctica genome and includes:
- a CDS encoding proline--tRNA ligase, with product MKQSLTFIPTLRETPADADVKSHQLLLRAGFIRQNTSGIYSFLPLGKRVLHKVETIVREEMDAINGVEVLMPAMQQAELWQETGRWYSYGPELMRLRDRHNREFALGATHEEVITSLLRDEIKSYKKLPLTLYQIQTKFRDEKRPRFGLLRGREFLMKDAYSFHATRESLDQTYEDMVRAYTNIFSRLGLNFRAVIADSGAIGGKDTHEFMVLSEIGEDTIAYSDESDFAANIEMAEVKVSYETPTEEIKEVQKVETPDQKTIEQVATFLNVEVQQCIKTLVFKVDEELVLVLSRGDHEVNDIKVKNVLQAKVVEFATEEEIQTILNCEVGSLGPVNLPDGVKVIADHAVAAIRNGICGANVAGFHLVNVNPERDFVVNQYEDLRFIMEGDPSPDGKGTILFAKGIEVGHVFKLGTTYSEPMNGTFLDNNGRSQPYIMGCYGIGISRVMAAVAEQFQDDKGFIWPSVVAPYDVHLVPVNMKDDAQVTLSDDLYKLLKTNRFDVLYDDRPERAGVKFADSDLIGLPIRITVGKKAVEGLVEVKIRKTGETFEWKNEEILDHLQTFFSSLNN
- a CDS encoding phosphatidate cytidylyltransferase translates to MKQRMITGVIAAGLFIPIVVLGGLPFTLLVYAMAAVGLFEILRMKGLSIFSVHGFISLFALFIFLIPSKWSILLVETTGYTKIDFALMAVLLLLTYTVVVKNRFTFEDAAFSILAALYVGIGFFYFIETRLVENGLQFVIFALLIIWTTDSGAYFTGKKFGKNKLWPEISPNKTIEGFYGGIAVAIIFAVIFQWISPISSSYIVLIVVTILASVFGQVGDLVESALKRHYNVKDSGNLLPGHGGVLDRFDSLLFVLPLLHFLHFVG
- the dxr gene encoding 1-deoxy-D-xylulose-5-phosphate reductoisomerase, with amino-acid sequence MTKNISLLGATGSIGIQTIDIIREHPQEFKLVAFSAGRNVEKAREIILEFAPTLVSVQEENDAILLKKEFPSIELAYGSKGLIDVATHPDASVLVNAVLGSIGLESTLEAIKQQKTIALANKETLVTAGHLVMAAAAKYNAIILPVDSEHSALFQSMNGEKRSQVSRLILTASGGSFRDRTRSELKNVTIQDALNHPNWSMGAKITIDSATMMNKGLEVIEAQVLFDMPYDDIDVVLHRESIIHSMVEFQDTSVMAQLGTPDMRVPIQYALSYPDRLPRKKAKRLNLVEIGKLHFEEMDFTRFHALQLAYDAGRAGGSMTTVLNAANEAAVALFLNGDITFLKIEDCIERVMDKHTVINMPDLEMILHVDANTRKAVQNMVKY
- a CDS encoding PolC-type DNA polymerase III — encoded protein: MNNEQDAKSRLQLLLQQLELTTDEQQLHFEEASLNRLTVHKKERVWRFTIQVEKILPFNMFQLFNMRLREKFAGIADIKLTLTCAHPQVHAETIAAYWPFILQEIADMSPPLRNRLQSQIPSFNGQTILFTCEHEIEFQTLKNKYATRISDVYSSFGFPVFPIDFKLIEEKAELVEEQQAFMEQRKKEEDELGRKALADMQKREKERQANPGATLNGPFQLGTPIKANEPVIEIQQIQDEERRITIEGYVFDVEVRELRSGRSLLTVKVTDYTDSILVKMFSRDKEDAELMGLLKKGTWLKVRGSVQNDTFVRDLIVMAQDIMEIKVDSRKDTAPTEEKRIELHLHTPMSQMDAVSSVDALVSQAAKWGHPAVAITDHAVVQSFPDAYAAGKKYGIKIIYGLEIYMVNDGVPIAYEEEHRALADATYVVFDVETTGLSAVYDTIIELAAVKIKDGQEIDRFERFVNPHHALSATTINLTGITDDMVRNAPDIEEVIKQFHDWIGDSILVAHNASFDMGFLYVGYKKCGLEKTIHPVIDTLELSRFLHPEMKNHRLNTMAKKFNIDLTQHHRAIYDAEATGYLLLNLLKEAEEKNIHYHDEFNHQTGNGDSYKRARPTHCTLLATDLTGLKNLFKLVSSSHMNTFFRIPRIPRSVLVKHRKGLLIGSGCEKGEVFQGLMQKSPEEVEEIAKFYDYLEVQPKEVYAHLIELELVRDEWNLEDIIRKMIKLGKKLALPVVATGNVHYVNENDAIFRQILIGGQGGANPLNRHRLPKVHFRTTNEMLDAFAFLGEETAKQIVVENSHKISERIEEIKPIKDDLYTPKIEGSDEEVRLMSYDMAKQIYGETLPEIVEARIEKELTSIIGHGFAVIYLISHKLVKKSLNDGYLVGSRGSVGSSLVATLMEITEVNPLPPHYICPSCQNAEFFDDGSVSSGFDLPNKICTKCETPYKKDGQDIPFETFLGFKGDKVPDIDLNFSGEYQSIAHNYTKVLFGEDNVFRAGTIGTVAEKTAYGYVRGYANDHNLTMRGAEIDRLVQGCSGVKRSTGQHPGGIIVVPDYMDIFDFSPIQYPADAQDSEWKTTHFDFHSIHDNLLKLDILGHDDPTVIRMLQDLSGIDPKTIPTDDVEVMKIYSGTESLGVTQEQIGCKTGTLGIPEFGTRFVRQMLEETKPSTFSELVQISGLSHGTDVWLGNAQELIQNGTCQLSDVIGCRDDIMVYLIYQGLEPSLAFKIMESVRKGKGLTPEFEADMRLNEVPEWYIDACKKIKYMFPKAHAAAYVLMAVRIAYFKVHFPILYYAAYFTVRAADFDLHAMTKGSASIRAKIDEINAKGLDAAPKEKSLLTVMEIALEMCERGYHFKKVDLYESKATEFVIDGKGLIPPFNAIPGLGTNVAKTIVEARKNGEFLSKEDLGQRGRVSKTLLEYMNLLGCLDGMPDANQLSLF
- the rseP gene encoding RIP metalloprotease RseP — encoded protein: MDTTIAFILIFGSLVFFHELGHFIFAKRAGIMVREFAVGFGPKIVGITKGETLYTLRLLPLGGYVRMAGEDMDSVELQPGFRVGLVLNSKEQVIKIVLNQNKQQQDMLFLETERADLEKGLWIEGYDEEERLVRYSVSRKAVITENGKDTLIAPYDRQFNSKSLVKRAMTIFAGPLFNFILAFFIFLTIGLIQGIPTYEPIITGVNEDSPALEAGMQKGDLVTKIGEEKIATWQELASKIQASAEQPLTFEFVRDGEVIQSSITPKAIEQNGETFGQIGVLYESPVEKNPLKAVAYGAEQTVTWMVKIFELLGMLITGQFTIDALSGPVGIYKATEEVAQYGIFNLMNWAAILSINLGIMNLLPLPALDGGRLLFFLFEAIRGRPVDRQKEGMVHFVGIMLLMVLMVVVTWNDIQRFFF